The following proteins are encoded in a genomic region of Reichenbachiella sp.:
- a CDS encoding DUF3109 family protein → MIILDNAVLSDDIKERHFVCDLNKCHGACCVEGDLGAPLEEDELPKLEKVLEEVKPYMSKEGLAVLEKEGSYILDEEGDFSTTTIGGKECAFAIYDEKNILKCAIEQAYLDGKTKWKKPISCHLYPIRITKYDHYDALNYDQWDICDPACKLGDELKVPIYKFLKEPLIRKYGEKWYDQLVKEIEG, encoded by the coding sequence ATGATCATATTAGATAACGCTGTACTCTCAGATGATATTAAAGAAAGGCACTTCGTGTGCGATTTGAATAAATGTCATGGCGCTTGCTGTGTGGAGGGTGATTTGGGTGCTCCATTGGAAGAAGACGAATTGCCAAAACTAGAGAAGGTGCTCGAGGAGGTAAAGCCTTATATGTCTAAGGAAGGGCTGGCTGTTTTGGAAAAGGAGGGCAGTTATATTCTGGACGAGGAAGGGGACTTTTCTACCACCACCATTGGAGGGAAAGAGTGTGCTTTTGCTATATATGATGAAAAGAATATCCTAAAGTGCGCGATCGAGCAAGCTTATCTGGATGGCAAAACCAAATGGAAGAAACCAATTTCTTGTCATTTGTATCCAATCAGAATTACCAAATATGATCATTACGACGCGTTGAATTACGACCAATGGGATATCTGTGATCCGGCGTGCAAACTAGGAGATGAATTGAAAGTGCCTATTTACAAATTTCTAAAAGAACCGCTGATCCGAAAATATGGTGAGAAGTGGTATGACCAATTGGTCAAAGAAATTGAAGGTTAG
- a CDS encoding N-formylglutamate amidohydrolase — MAFEIIDPNKNQVPILVSVPHCGTEIPDALRHQYDPEMIASIDDTDWFVDQLYDFVGDLGIKMIKAKYSRWVIDLNRNAESKPLYNDGRVITALCPTTNFNDKNIYLNEGPTQEEINQRISSYYYPYYDQIRLELTKLQKQFKHVLFFDAHSIRQQVPGIRAEKFPDLILGDVDQASANKNIIETATQVLSSTNYSFQHNHPFKGGNLTRTFGQPEKNIHALQLEMAKTVYMDNSETKYDEARANLVRKDLNQLFESLLATLNQMNQ, encoded by the coding sequence ATGGCTTTTGAAATCATTGACCCCAATAAAAATCAAGTACCCATTTTGGTAAGTGTACCCCATTGCGGTACTGAGATACCCGATGCGCTTCGCCATCAATACGACCCAGAAATGATTGCTTCCATAGACGATACGGACTGGTTTGTAGATCAGCTCTATGACTTTGTAGGTGATCTCGGAATTAAAATGATCAAAGCCAAATACAGTCGCTGGGTGATTGATTTGAATAGAAATGCTGAGAGTAAACCACTTTACAACGATGGCAGAGTAATTACAGCCCTATGCCCTACTACAAATTTTAACGATAAAAATATCTATCTAAACGAAGGGCCGACTCAAGAAGAAATCAATCAACGAATCAGCAGTTATTACTATCCGTACTATGATCAGATTCGTTTAGAACTCACCAAACTTCAAAAACAATTCAAACATGTATTGTTTTTTGACGCGCACTCGATCAGACAACAGGTACCTGGTATCAGAGCGGAAAAATTTCCAGACCTTATTTTGGGAGATGTTGACCAAGCGTCCGCCAACAAAAATATAATCGAAACAGCCACCCAGGTGTTGTCCAGCACTAACTACTCATTTCAACACAACCATCCATTTAAAGGAGGTAACCTGACTCGCACTTTTGGGCAACCCGAAAAAAACATCCATGCCCTGCAATTAGAAATGGCCAAAACGGTCTACATGGACAATAGTGAAACGAAATATGATGAAGCTCGCGCCAATTTGGTTCGAAAAGATTTAAACCAACTATTTGAGTCTCTCCTAGCCACATTAAACCAAATGAATCAATGA
- the hutF gene encoding formimidoylglutamate deiminase, with translation MKKVLKFEGLLTNDGWLCPAYVEIDTHGNIVSVSESKPSEGSIESVNGYAISGFQNAHSHSFQYAMSGLAEIHPDPTSQDDFWSWRETMYNIALSMDPDQFEHIATILYAEMLSHGYTHVAEFHYVHHDKNGKPYSNLAEMGERLVSAAKTAGIGITLVPIFYQKGGFGKDPVEKQRRFISDSTQDYLDLLASSEKATQSYAKANVGLGIHSLRAVDENSIKAAFAEAKDLPVHIHIAEQLKEVSDCLDYYNQRPVEWLLNTFEVNENFHLVHATHLNDSEVSGIARSGAHVVLCPSTEGNLGDGIFPLQNFQQQGGKWSIGTDSHIGLNPLEELRILDYGQRLTTHRRNQFISKTNGDTGLFGVDMALKSGRKAMSNTCDKYFEVGQPLDAVVIDADAPLIATSRPEHILSTLVYSGDRSHFKGTLVNGEWKVQEGRHIQHEKIVSNFKKSLEELKIR, from the coding sequence ATGAAAAAGGTTCTGAAATTCGAAGGCCTATTAACCAACGATGGTTGGCTGTGTCCAGCTTATGTCGAGATAGACACTCACGGAAACATAGTTAGCGTATCAGAAAGCAAACCAAGTGAAGGCTCTATAGAATCAGTCAATGGATACGCCATTTCTGGGTTTCAGAATGCTCACTCCCACTCTTTTCAGTATGCCATGTCGGGTTTGGCGGAAATTCACCCAGACCCTACTTCTCAAGATGACTTTTGGAGTTGGAGAGAAACCATGTACAACATTGCCTTGTCGATGGACCCTGACCAGTTTGAGCATATCGCCACCATACTATATGCCGAAATGCTATCACATGGCTATACCCATGTGGCTGAATTTCACTATGTTCATCATGACAAAAATGGAAAACCCTACAGCAATTTGGCTGAAATGGGTGAACGATTGGTCAGTGCGGCTAAAACCGCAGGCATTGGGATTACCCTTGTACCCATCTTCTATCAAAAAGGAGGATTTGGTAAAGATCCGGTAGAAAAACAAAGACGTTTTATCTCCGACTCTACGCAAGACTATCTTGATCTTTTGGCTTCCTCTGAAAAAGCTACTCAGTCATACGCTAAAGCGAATGTAGGACTAGGTATCCATTCACTACGTGCAGTCGACGAAAATTCTATCAAGGCCGCCTTCGCCGAAGCTAAGGACCTACCCGTGCACATTCACATTGCAGAACAGCTCAAGGAAGTATCTGATTGTCTGGACTATTATAATCAAAGACCCGTTGAATGGCTGTTGAACACCTTTGAGGTAAATGAAAATTTTCATTTGGTACACGCCACTCATTTAAACGATTCAGAAGTTTCAGGAATTGCTCGATCTGGAGCTCATGTAGTACTTTGTCCAAGTACGGAAGGCAATTTGGGGGATGGCATTTTTCCATTGCAAAACTTTCAACAGCAAGGTGGAAAATGGTCTATTGGCACGGATAGTCATATCGGCCTCAACCCTTTGGAAGAACTGCGGATACTAGACTACGGACAAAGGTTGACGACACATCGCAGAAATCAGTTTATTTCGAAGACCAACGGAGATACGGGTTTATTCGGAGTTGACATGGCATTGAAATCGGGTAGGAAAGCCATGAGCAATACTTGCGACAAGTATTTTGAAGTAGGTCAACCTCTGGATGCGGTTGTGATAGATGCAGACGCTCCGCTTATCGCCACAAGTCGTCCTGAACATATTTTGTCCACGTTAGTTTACAGCGGCGATCGCTCACATTTCAAAGGAACTCTTGTCAATGGAGAATGGAAAGTCCAGGAAGGTCGACATATTCAGCACGAGAAGATCGTTTCCAACTTCAAAAAATCTCTCGAGGAACTAAAAATTCGCTAA
- a CDS encoding response regulator, with product MTKQIKVLIIDDDEINNLICTKVIKDYNPEMLVESLTSSTKGLTHLEDLVKNNPENLPDVILLDINMPTISGWDFIREYRKMMTAVESEKIKLFVLTSSQYYQDAELADQYREVQKLFTKPLTSDILKEIDTYLN from the coding sequence ATGACGAAACAAATTAAGGTTCTAATAATTGATGATGACGAGATCAACAATCTGATTTGTACGAAAGTGATCAAAGATTATAACCCTGAAATGCTGGTAGAATCTTTGACAAGCTCGACTAAGGGGCTGACTCATTTGGAGGATTTGGTGAAAAACAATCCAGAAAATTTACCGGATGTCATTCTGCTGGATATCAACATGCCGACCATTAGTGGCTGGGACTTTATTCGTGAGTATCGAAAGATGATGACTGCTGTGGAAAGCGAAAAAATCAAACTCTTTGTGCTCACCTCATCGCAATACTACCAAGATGCTGAATTGGCAGATCAATACAGAGAGGTACAGAAACTCTTTACCAAGCCGTTGACTTCAGATATCCTTAAGGAAATAGATACCTACTTGAATTAG
- a CDS encoding DUF2911 domain-containing protein, giving the protein MKKNLTIATSFIVACLLSSMNLYAQQKASPPKVSKATVNGNEITINYSSPSKKGREIYGGLVPFDKVWRTGANEATTIELSKDAKIGGVDVKAGKYALFTIPGKSEWTIIINSNAKQWGAYDYDKSKDIGRFKASTTDLDDVVEGFAINLSDDGTVSITWDQTQVDFMIK; this is encoded by the coding sequence ATGAAAAAGAATTTAACAATTGCTACAAGTTTTATAGTTGCCTGTCTTCTGAGCAGCATGAATTTGTATGCCCAGCAAAAAGCCAGCCCACCCAAAGTATCTAAAGCGACTGTAAATGGCAATGAAATCACGATCAACTATAGCAGCCCATCCAAAAAAGGTCGGGAGATTTATGGTGGTCTAGTGCCTTTTGACAAAGTGTGGAGAACAGGAGCCAACGAAGCCACCACCATCGAACTTTCAAAAGATGCAAAAATTGGAGGCGTAGATGTGAAAGCTGGTAAATATGCCTTATTCACCATTCCTGGGAAATCTGAATGGACTATCATTATCAATTCCAACGCCAAACAATGGGGCGCATACGACTACGATAAATCGAAAGACATTGGGCGATTCAAAGCCTCTACTACAGATCTAGATGATGTCGTTGAAGGGTTTGCCATTAATTTGTCCGATGATGGAACTGTTTCTATCACTTGGGATCAAACGCAAGTGGATTTCATGATTAAATAA
- a CDS encoding DUF6428 family protein — protein MKTSEFLNILEENPELGLEFEIESGQFIKPTFHITEVKNVTIESVDCGGNPDSYKQTIVQLMVNPLEEMRRPWTAKKALDIFSKVEKLKPINGDTEIFFEYGDQEIRTSNFSVEDVLFANGNIRLELFAKPTVCKPSLTPGAKQCC, from the coding sequence ATGAAAACATCAGAATTTTTAAACATCCTTGAAGAAAATCCCGAGTTAGGATTAGAGTTCGAAATCGAAAGCGGCCAATTCATTAAGCCTACCTTTCATATTACAGAAGTGAAAAATGTGACCATTGAATCTGTCGATTGTGGTGGAAACCCTGACAGCTACAAACAAACTATCGTCCAACTGATGGTAAACCCACTCGAAGAAATGAGAAGGCCCTGGACTGCAAAAAAGGCATTAGACATTTTCAGCAAGGTAGAAAAGCTCAAGCCCATCAACGGAGATACAGAAATATTCTTCGAATATGGAGATCAGGAAATTAGAACATCGAATTTTAGTGTAGAGGATGTTCTTTTTGCCAATGGAAATATCAGATTAGAATTGTTTGCCAAACCAACTGTTTGCAAACCAAGTTTGACTCCAGGAGCAAAACAATGCTGCTAA
- a CDS encoding arsenate reductase ArsC produces the protein MKNLIILCTGNSCRSQIADGYFKHFAGDNLKVYSAGIETHGVNPRAIKVMAEDGIDISNNTSNNITEYLEVDFDYIITVCDHAQENCPYIPGTGERVHYNFPDPAKATGTEDEILDSFRSTQQLIKDFAQRFVTDRGL, from the coding sequence ATGAAAAACCTTATCATTCTTTGTACCGGAAATAGCTGTAGAAGTCAAATCGCAGATGGCTATTTCAAACATTTTGCAGGAGACAATCTCAAAGTATACAGTGCTGGTATAGAAACCCATGGCGTAAACCCACGGGCCATAAAAGTAATGGCAGAAGATGGCATCGATATCTCTAACAATACGTCCAATAATATCACTGAGTATTTGGAAGTGGACTTCGATTATATCATCACGGTATGCGATCATGCGCAGGAAAACTGTCCCTATATACCTGGAACTGGCGAACGTGTGCATTACAACTTTCCAGATCCTGCCAAAGCCACTGGAACAGAAGATGAAATTCTAGATAGTTTCAGATCTACTCAGCAATTGATCAAAGATTTTGCACAAAGATTTGTGACGGACCGAGGACTATGA
- a CDS encoding GNAT family N-acetyltransferase, translated as MIIAPMLPNDWPEVEKIYQDGIDTLQATFETQTPNWEAWDAGHLASTRLVAKSTTGSILGWAALSPVSKRQVYRGVAEVSIYIDVNQMGKGIGKKLLAELIQLAEASGIWMLQAVTFPENTASVRLHEKLGFRLVGRREKIAQQHGVWRDTVLLERRSNNLP; from the coding sequence ATGATCATCGCGCCCATGCTGCCGAATGACTGGCCTGAAGTCGAAAAAATCTATCAAGATGGCATCGACACTCTTCAGGCCACGTTTGAAACCCAAACGCCAAATTGGGAAGCATGGGATGCCGGACATTTGGCCTCAACCAGACTGGTAGCCAAAAGCACTACCGGCTCAATTCTAGGTTGGGCAGCTCTGTCGCCAGTATCAAAAAGACAAGTATATCGAGGTGTAGCCGAGGTCAGTATATATATAGACGTGAACCAAATGGGTAAAGGCATTGGTAAGAAACTACTCGCCGAACTGATCCAGCTAGCTGAAGCTTCTGGAATTTGGATGCTTCAAGCAGTTACCTTTCCAGAAAACACAGCAAGCGTTAGGCTGCATGAAAAGCTAGGTTTCAGACTTGTCGGCCGAAGAGAAAAAATCGCTCAGCAGCACGGCGTTTGGCGAGATACGGTTTTGCTGGAGAGGCGGTCCAACAACCTTCCTTAA
- a CDS encoding replication-associated recombination protein A, with the protein MLDNPMPLAEKLRPQTLDELVGQDHLKNILKRAINSGAVPSMILWGPPGVGKTTIANIIANSAKMPFFTLSAISAGVKDIREVIQKSRLGSKAILFIDEIHRFNKGQQDALLGAVEKGQVSLIGATTENPSFEVNAALLSRCQVYTLNALAKENLTELIEKAINHPNVFKDKKVQIKEDQALMRLSGGDGRKLLNLLELVVDSLGKKAVVTNEVVTEIAQKKAAIYDKSGEMHYDIISAFIKSIRGSDPNAAVYYLARMIEGGEDVKFIARRLLILASEDIGNANPTALVIANNAFQAVNVIGYPESRIILSQCVTYLACSAKSNASYMAINKAQQLVRETGDLSIPLGIRNAPTKLMKEIGYGEGYKYAHDHAGNFVDFEFMPEELKGRTLFEPGRNPREEEMRKKLKAQWKSKYGY; encoded by the coding sequence ATGCTAGACAATCCGATGCCCTTAGCGGAAAAATTGAGACCCCAGACGCTGGACGAACTGGTGGGTCAAGATCATTTAAAGAACATCCTAAAACGTGCTATAAACTCTGGGGCTGTGCCTTCCATGATCCTTTGGGGACCTCCAGGTGTGGGCAAAACTACTATAGCGAATATTATTGCTAATTCAGCCAAGATGCCGTTTTTTACCTTGAGTGCGATCAGTGCAGGAGTAAAGGATATACGAGAAGTAATTCAAAAGTCGAGACTAGGATCGAAGGCCATTCTATTTATAGATGAGATTCACCGATTCAATAAAGGACAACAGGATGCACTCCTTGGAGCCGTAGAGAAAGGTCAGGTATCTTTGATCGGTGCTACCACTGAGAATCCAAGCTTTGAAGTTAATGCGGCTTTGTTGTCCAGATGTCAGGTGTATACTCTCAATGCATTGGCCAAAGAGAATTTGACGGAACTCATTGAAAAGGCCATCAACCACCCGAATGTTTTCAAAGACAAAAAAGTACAGATCAAAGAGGATCAGGCCTTGATGAGATTGTCAGGTGGTGATGGTAGAAAGCTGCTCAACTTACTAGAATTGGTAGTTGATTCTTTAGGAAAGAAAGCAGTGGTGACCAATGAGGTCGTGACTGAAATCGCTCAAAAGAAAGCCGCTATATATGACAAAAGCGGAGAGATGCACTACGACATCATTTCGGCTTTTATCAAGTCGATTCGAGGGAGTGATCCTAATGCTGCGGTCTATTATCTGGCACGAATGATCGAAGGGGGAGAAGATGTGAAGTTTATTGCCAGACGATTATTGATATTGGCGTCAGAAGATATTGGCAATGCCAATCCTACCGCTTTGGTGATCGCTAACAATGCCTTTCAGGCCGTGAATGTGATCGGTTACCCAGAGTCTAGAATCATACTCAGTCAGTGTGTGACGTATCTGGCTTGCTCAGCCAAGAGCAATGCGTCCTATATGGCGATCAACAAAGCCCAACAGTTGGTCAGAGAAACTGGCGATTTGTCCATTCCATTAGGAATTCGCAATGCACCGACAAAATTGATGAAAGAGATCGGCTATGGCGAAGGCTACAAATATGCCCATGATCATGCAGGTAATTTTGTTGATTTTGAATTTATGCCGGAGGAGCTGAAAGGACGAACTTTGTTCGAGCCAGGTCGAAACCCCCGAGAAGAAGAAATGCGCAAAAAACTCAAAGCGCAGTGGAAGAGTAAGTACGGGTATTAA
- a CDS encoding SGNH/GDSL hydrolase family protein, translated as MTYKYLALGDSYTIGEAVAPDERWPHILQGRLVGEGFKVELPKIIATTGWTTDELQAAIDKEKPSSDYDLVSLLIGVNNQYRGYPIDQYKKEFESLLQQAIVFAKGKSERAFVLSIPDYGVTPFAASKDPAKIAKELNEYNAIAKRICEQYQVAFVDITPGSRRAAKEPALVAEDGLHPSGKMYKEWVDAAYPIVKTMLAD; from the coding sequence ATGACATACAAATATTTAGCGCTTGGTGACTCTTATACCATAGGAGAAGCAGTAGCACCAGACGAAAGGTGGCCACATATCTTGCAAGGAAGATTGGTAGGAGAGGGTTTCAAAGTCGAATTACCAAAAATCATTGCGACCACAGGTTGGACTACGGATGAATTGCAAGCCGCTATCGATAAAGAAAAGCCTTCCTCAGATTATGACTTGGTTTCGTTATTGATCGGTGTAAACAATCAGTACAGAGGCTATCCGATCGATCAGTATAAAAAGGAATTTGAATCTTTACTCCAGCAAGCCATTGTCTTTGCAAAGGGAAAATCTGAAAGAGCCTTCGTACTGTCTATTCCTGACTATGGAGTTACACCGTTTGCGGCCTCTAAAGATCCAGCCAAAATTGCCAAAGAGCTGAATGAATATAATGCCATCGCCAAGCGTATTTGCGAGCAATATCAAGTAGCCTTTGTGGACATTACACCGGGTAGTAGAAGAGCGGCTAAAGAGCCAGCTTTAGTGGCAGAAGACGGGCTCCATCCTTCAGGTAAAATGTACAAAGAATGGGTAGATGCAGCATACCCTATAGTGAAAACGATGCTGGCCGACTAG
- a CDS encoding SRPBCC family protein — translation MVSGVTGENGAISNMLYEHNGQKMELIETITANNLPDIFEAHYHHEHMDNTMKCTFTPLGDNQTQYTSFIEYTRINWVMPRLMAILLPGVYKKPVKRWLENFKKFVEGQ, via the coding sequence TTGGTAAGTGGAGTAACCGGCGAAAATGGGGCTATCTCCAACATGCTTTATGAGCATAATGGGCAAAAGATGGAGTTGATCGAGACGATCACAGCGAACAATCTTCCTGACATTTTTGAAGCTCACTATCACCATGAGCATATGGACAATACCATGAAGTGCACATTTACTCCGCTCGGCGATAATCAAACACAGTACACGAGTTTCATTGAATATACGCGCATCAATTGGGTGATGCCTCGGCTTATGGCCATACTTTTACCTGGCGTCTACAAAAAGCCTGTCAAGCGGTGGTTAGAAAATTTTAAGAAGTTTGTGGAAGGGCAGTGA
- a CDS encoding response regulator → MTVLYVDDESIPRIIFDKIFGSKYTTLMAESGPDALEKLAALEDDLTVVITDMRMPGMDGVDFLTEAHKKYNNLACFILTSMSEDDKVNQGVADNLIEKVFQKPLNASEVEAAIEEVVSRVV, encoded by the coding sequence ATGACAGTACTTTACGTAGATGATGAATCTATTCCTAGAATCATATTCGATAAAATATTTGGCTCGAAATACACCACATTAATGGCCGAATCCGGGCCGGATGCCCTGGAGAAATTAGCAGCACTTGAGGATGACCTGACGGTAGTGATTACAGACATGAGGATGCCTGGTATGGATGGTGTGGATTTCTTGACTGAAGCACATAAAAAATACAATAACCTAGCTTGCTTCATTCTGACCTCTATGAGCGAAGACGATAAGGTTAATCAAGGGGTTGCTGACAACTTGATAGAAAAGGTTTTCCAAAAGCCGCTCAACGCTTCTGAAGTGGAGGCCGCTATTGAAGAGGTGGTGAGTAGAGTTGTTTAA
- a CDS encoding MmcQ/YjbR family DNA-binding protein — translation MNVESYREYCLSKPGVTESCPFGPDTLVFKVMDKMFALTSLVTFEFINLKCDPERAQELRDQYEAIRPGYHMNKQHWNSVYVDGTLSDQLIYELIDHSYELIVDSLPKKLKIELEEIRNAQE, via the coding sequence ATCAATGTAGAATCCTACAGAGAATACTGTCTATCCAAACCTGGCGTAACGGAAAGTTGCCCTTTTGGTCCGGATACTTTGGTTTTCAAAGTGATGGACAAAATGTTTGCGCTCACTTCACTGGTTACCTTCGAATTTATCAATCTCAAATGTGATCCTGAGCGAGCACAAGAACTTCGTGATCAGTATGAGGCCATTCGTCCGGGTTATCACATGAATAAGCAACACTGGAATTCAGTTTATGTAGATGGTACTTTGTCAGATCAGCTCATCTACGAATTGATTGATCATTCTTACGAACTTATCGTGGATAGCTTGCCTAAGAAGTTGAAGATAGAGCTGGAGGAGATACGTAACGCTCAAGAGTAG
- a CDS encoding DUF6728 family protein has product MEEKKEKGGLKEFFSLGEVFGYFFRKEDPNQKKDLNLRMMHGINKFAIIAFLLGMIYFIIKKTLLQ; this is encoded by the coding sequence ATGGAAGAAAAGAAAGAAAAAGGCGGTTTGAAGGAATTTTTCTCCTTGGGAGAAGTGTTTGGTTACTTCTTCAGAAAAGAAGACCCTAATCAGAAAAAAGACCTCAACCTCCGTATGATGCATGGCATCAACAAATTTGCCATTATTGCGTTTCTCTTGGGTATGATTTATTTCATCATCAAGAAAACCTTATTGCAATAA
- the ispG gene encoding (E)-4-hydroxy-3-methylbut-2-enyl-diphosphate synthase, whose protein sequence is MSDSHKYCPSLTQYERRKTIEVNIGGVPLGAENPIRVQSMTTVDTMDTEGSIEQSIRMVESGCEYVRITAPSIKEAQNLEEIRKGLRAKGYEVPLVADIHFTPNAAELAAKIVEKVRVNPGNYADKKKFEELAYTDETYGLELKRIREKFEPLVKLCKEHGTAIRIGTNHGSLSDRIMGRFGDTPLGMVESALEFLRICEDLEYYDIVISMKASNTRVMVQAYRLLVHKLEEEGLRPYPLHLGVTEAGDGEDGRIKSAVGIGALLEDGLGDTVRVSLTEEPEFEAPVAQKLVSRYANRPGHSAIASLDESPVNPFVYERRVTQEVLNIGDHNVPRVIADFSKKGSIEVKDLKEIGHFYLPEPDKWRMNDTGADYLYSGSHPVDFMLPNGLQEIIDFSVWKNLEDQDKKYPLVQLKELSEVEKSQLTFVAVESDELESIDQLKGIDNAIILLHTNNTHAMASLRRFIFELITKEINLPVIINWHQEISDKEDFQLASATDIGGLLIDGLGDGVILAGNGNKKVENDTAFGILQAARTRMTKTEYISCPSCGRTLFDLQETTAMIRKRTDHLKGVKIGIMGCIVNGPGEMADADYGYVGSGKDKITLYRGQEVVKRAVHSDYAVDELIQIIKDDGNWVEPEAMEAILN, encoded by the coding sequence ATGTCTGATTCACATAAATACTGTCCTTCGCTAACTCAATATGAGCGAAGAAAAACCATAGAAGTTAATATTGGAGGTGTGCCATTAGGTGCAGAAAATCCGATCCGTGTACAATCTATGACCACAGTGGATACGATGGATACAGAAGGATCTATCGAGCAGTCCATTCGCATGGTAGAGTCTGGATGTGAATATGTAAGAATCACAGCCCCTAGTATCAAAGAAGCGCAAAACCTCGAAGAAATTAGAAAAGGCCTAAGAGCGAAAGGCTATGAAGTACCTTTAGTGGCAGATATTCATTTCACCCCTAATGCTGCAGAGTTGGCAGCCAAAATTGTCGAAAAAGTCCGAGTGAATCCGGGCAACTATGCAGACAAAAAGAAATTTGAAGAACTGGCCTATACCGACGAAACCTATGGGCTAGAACTGAAGAGAATAAGAGAGAAGTTCGAACCTCTAGTCAAACTTTGCAAGGAGCATGGTACAGCTATACGGATAGGTACCAATCATGGCTCGCTATCGGATCGAATTATGGGTCGGTTTGGGGATACGCCATTAGGTATGGTAGAGTCAGCTTTGGAGTTTCTTCGCATCTGCGAAGACCTGGAGTATTACGATATTGTCATTTCTATGAAGGCGAGTAATACGCGTGTCATGGTTCAAGCCTATCGCTTATTAGTACACAAGTTGGAGGAAGAAGGTTTAAGGCCTTATCCGCTGCATTTAGGTGTGACTGAAGCCGGAGACGGAGAAGATGGTAGGATAAAGTCTGCAGTAGGTATTGGTGCCTTGTTGGAAGACGGACTGGGAGATACCGTTCGGGTGTCACTGACGGAAGAACCAGAGTTTGAAGCTCCAGTGGCTCAGAAGCTGGTAAGCCGATATGCCAACAGACCTGGGCATTCAGCGATTGCTTCTTTGGATGAAAGTCCCGTAAATCCTTTTGTTTATGAAAGGCGAGTGACCCAAGAAGTATTAAACATTGGTGATCACAACGTGCCGCGTGTGATAGCTGATTTTAGTAAAAAAGGAAGCATTGAAGTCAAAGACCTGAAAGAAATAGGGCACTTCTACCTGCCAGAGCCAGACAAATGGAGAATGAACGATACAGGTGCAGATTATCTGTATTCGGGCAGTCATCCGGTCGATTTTATGCTGCCGAACGGGTTGCAGGAAATTATCGATTTTTCTGTATGGAAGAACTTAGAAGATCAGGATAAGAAGTATCCATTAGTTCAGCTCAAAGAACTCAGTGAAGTCGAGAAAAGTCAATTAACATTTGTAGCAGTGGAGTCCGATGAGCTGGAAAGTATTGATCAACTCAAGGGTATTGATAATGCCATCATTCTATTGCACACCAACAATACCCATGCGATGGCTTCGCTTCGTCGATTCATATTTGAATTAATTACTAAAGAAATAAACTTGCCCGTAATCATCAATTGGCATCAGGAGATTTCCGACAAGGAAGATTTTCAGTTGGCTTCGGCCACCGATATAGGTGGGTTGTTGATCGATGGGCTGGGAGATGGGGTGATACTGGCTGGCAATGGCAACAAAAAAGTGGAGAATGATACAGCTTTTGGAATCCTACAGGCAGCCAGAACTCGTATGACTAAGACGGAGTATATTTCTTGTCCGTCGTGTGGTAGAACGCTATTCGACTTGCAGGAAACCACAGCTATGATCAGAAAAAGAACAGATCACCTCAAAGGTGTGAAAATTGGAATTATGGGCTGTATTGTGAATGGCCCAGGTGAAATGGCTGATGCCGATTATGGATATGTTGGGTCGGGCAAAGACAAGATCACTTTGTACCGTGGACAAGAAGTAGTAAAGCGAGCTGTGCATTCTGACTATGCCGTAGATGAGTTGATTCAAATTATTAAAGACGATGGCAACTGGGTAGAACCTGAGGCTATGGAAGCAATCCTAAACTGA